One Rhodospirillaceae bacterium DNA segment encodes these proteins:
- the msrP gene encoding protein-methionine-sulfoxide reductase catalytic subunit MsrP encodes MFVHRRRGWDIPEHRATPESFFLQRRALAKTLAAGPILAASAPLLGAGSAFAAADPSAGLYPVKRNPKYTVDRGLTPERIATTYNNFYEFGSHKQISPVAQRLETRPWTVAIDGAVEKPMKIDIDDLLKKMPLEERVYAHRCVEAWSMVVPWSGFPLKALVDLARPLGSAKYLVMQTFKNPKVAPGQRQIWYPWPYTEGLTMFEAVNELSFIVTGLYGKPVPKQNGAPLRLAVPWKYGFKHVKSIVRFHFTDKRPVSFWEKLQGREYGFWANVNPKVPHPRWSQASERDIGTGERIPTKPWNGYGDYVAAMYANLKGEVLFR; translated from the coding sequence ATGTTCGTTCATCGCCGCCGCGGATGGGACATTCCCGAACACCGCGCAACGCCCGAGAGCTTTTTCCTGCAGCGCCGCGCCCTCGCGAAGACCCTGGCCGCCGGGCCGATCCTGGCCGCCTCGGCGCCCCTGCTCGGCGCCGGCAGCGCGTTCGCGGCCGCCGACCCGAGCGCCGGCCTCTATCCGGTCAAGCGCAACCCGAAATACACGGTCGACCGGGGGCTGACGCCGGAGCGGATCGCGACGACCTACAACAATTTCTACGAATTCGGCTCGCACAAGCAGATCTCGCCGGTGGCGCAGCGGCTGGAAACACGGCCCTGGACGGTCGCGATCGACGGCGCGGTCGAGAAGCCGATGAAGATCGATATCGACGACCTGCTGAAGAAAATGCCGCTGGAGGAGCGGGTCTACGCCCACCGCTGCGTCGAGGCCTGGTCCATGGTGGTGCCGTGGTCCGGCTTTCCGCTCAAGGCGCTGGTCGATCTTGCCCGGCCGCTGGGCAGCGCGAAATACCTCGTCATGCAGACCTTCAAGAATCCGAAGGTCGCGCCGGGCCAGCGCCAGATCTGGTATCCCTGGCCTTATACCGAGGGGCTGACGATGTTCGAGGCGGTCAACGAACTGTCCTTCATCGTGACCGGCCTCTACGGCAAGCCGGTGCCGAAGCAGAACGGCGCGCCGCTGCGCCTCGCCGTGCCGTGGAAATACGGCTTCAAGCACGTCAAGTCGATCGTGCGCTTCCACTTTACCGACAAGCGCCCGGTCAGCTTCTGGGAAAAGCTCCAGGGCCGCGAATACGGCTTCTGGGCCAACGTCAATCCCAAGGTGCCGCATCCGCGCTGGAGCCAGGCGAGCGAGCGCGACATCGGCACCGGCGAACGCATCCCCACCAAGCCCTGGAACGGCTACGGCGACTATGTCGCCGCGATGTACGCCAACCTGAAGGGCGAGGTGCTGTTCCGGTAG
- a CDS encoding acetyl-CoA C-acetyltransferase: protein MTDAYIFDAVRTPRGRGKADGALHEITPVDLAAQTLGALRDRSDLDTSRIDDIVLGCVMPVGEQGADIARLAALKAGYDEKATGIQINRFCSSGLDACNLAAAQVMSGQADLTIGGGVESMSRVPMGSDGGAYAMDPAVAMPIYFVPQGIGADLIATREGFSRDDVDSYAVESQRRAAAAWENGRFEKTVVPVTDVNDRVVLAKDEHMRPETDMQSLGALNASFEGIGGQFGFDAVAIQRYPEVERIVHVHTPGNSSGIVDGAAAMLIGTKEMGEELGLKPRARIRAFASNGSEPTIMLTGPVDVTRKALKRAGMETGDIDLYELNEAFASVVLYYMKQLGIDHDRINVNGGAIAMGHPLGATGAMILGTLLDEMERRGAETGLATLCVGAGMGAATIVERVH from the coding sequence ATGACCGACGCCTATATCTTCGATGCCGTGCGCACGCCGCGGGGCCGCGGCAAGGCCGACGGCGCCCTGCACGAGATCACGCCGGTCGATCTGGCCGCGCAGACCCTCGGCGCCCTGCGCGACCGCAGCGACCTGGACACGTCGAGGATCGACGACATCGTGCTGGGCTGCGTCATGCCGGTCGGCGAACAGGGCGCCGATATCGCCCGGCTAGCCGCGCTCAAGGCGGGCTACGACGAGAAGGCGACCGGCATCCAGATCAACCGCTTCTGCTCATCGGGCCTCGACGCCTGCAACCTGGCGGCGGCGCAGGTCATGTCCGGCCAGGCCGATCTCACGATCGGCGGCGGCGTGGAGAGCATGAGCCGGGTGCCGATGGGATCGGACGGCGGCGCCTATGCCATGGACCCGGCGGTTGCCATGCCGATCTATTTCGTGCCCCAGGGCATCGGCGCTGACCTGATCGCGACCCGCGAGGGCTTCTCGCGCGACGATGTCGATTCCTACGCGGTCGAATCCCAGAGGCGCGCCGCGGCGGCGTGGGAGAACGGCCGATTCGAGAAGACGGTCGTCCCGGTGACGGACGTCAACGACCGGGTCGTCCTGGCGAAGGACGAGCATATGCGCCCGGAGACCGACATGCAGTCGCTCGGCGCGCTCAACGCCTCCTTCGAGGGCATCGGCGGCCAGTTCGGTTTCGACGCCGTCGCCATCCAGCGCTATCCCGAGGTCGAGCGGATCGTCCATGTCCACACGCCGGGCAACTCCTCCGGCATCGTCGACGGCGCCGCCGCCATGCTGATCGGCACGAAGGAGATGGGCGAGGAACTCGGCCTCAAGCCCCGCGCGCGCATCCGCGCCTTCGCCTCCAACGGCTCGGAGCCGACCATCATGCTGACCGGCCCGGTCGACGTCACCCGCAAGGCGCTGAAACGGGCCGGCATGGAGACCGGCGACATCGACCTGTACGAGCTCAACGAGGCTTTCGCCTCGGTCGTGCTCTACTACATGAAGCAGCTCGGTATCGACCACGACCGGATCAACGTCAACGGCGGCGCGATCGCCATGGGCCACCCGCTCGGCGCGACCGGCGCGATGATCCTCGGCACGCTGCTCGACGAGATGGAGCGCCGCGGCGCCGAAACCGGCCTCGCCACGCTGTGCGTCGGCGCCGGCATGGGCGCGGCGACGATCGTCGAGCGGGTGCACTAG
- the leuD gene encoding 3-isopropylmalate dehydratase small subunit: protein MENFTTLTGVAAPLPMVNVDTDAIIPKQYLKTIKRTGLSAGLFHEMRTDRNGVVTGDFVLDKPAYKEAKILVAGDNFGCGSSREHAPWALLDAGIRCVISTSFADIFFNNCFKNGMLPVVLPQADVDALMADAQMGANATVTVDLEAQTITRPNGETVAFEVEPFRKHCLLNGLDDIGLTLQKAASIDSFEARHAQDRPWMTPAAT from the coding sequence ATGGAAAATTTCACCACGCTCACCGGCGTCGCCGCGCCGCTGCCGATGGTCAACGTCGATACCGACGCGATCATTCCGAAGCAGTATCTCAAGACGATCAAGCGGACCGGCCTGTCCGCCGGCCTGTTCCACGAAATGCGCACCGACAGGAACGGCGTCGTCACCGGGGATTTCGTGCTCGACAAGCCGGCTTACAAAGAGGCCAAGATCCTGGTCGCCGGCGACAATTTCGGCTGCGGCTCGTCGCGCGAGCACGCGCCATGGGCGCTGCTCGACGCCGGCATCCGCTGCGTGATCTCGACCAGCTTCGCCGACATCTTTTTCAACAACTGCTTCAAGAACGGCATGCTGCCGGTCGTCCTGCCGCAGGCGGATGTCGACGCGCTGATGGCGGACGCGCAGATGGGCGCCAACGCGACCGTGACGGTCGACCTGGAGGCCCAGACGATCACCCGGCCGAACGGCGAGACCGTCGCCTTCGAGGTCGAGCCCTTCCGCAAGCACTGCCTGCTCAACGGCCTCGACGATATCGGCCTGACCCTGCAGAAGGCCGCCAGCATCGACAGCTTCGAAGCCCGCCACGCCCAGGACCGGCCGTGGATGACGCCGGCGGCGACGTAG
- a CDS encoding SCP2 sterol-binding domain-containing protein yields the protein MSLADVTSAMRERIGDASGLDATVKFDFGGDGCLYLDGTAEPYAVSNEDTDADCVVAMSLDDFKEMATGELDPTTAFMMGKLKVTGDMGVAMKLAAVLG from the coding sequence ATGAGCCTTGCCGACGTCACGTCAGCGATGCGCGAGCGCATCGGCGACGCCTCCGGCCTCGACGCCACGGTGAAATTCGATTTCGGCGGCGACGGCTGCCTCTACCTCGACGGGACAGCCGAGCCCTACGCGGTCTCCAACGAGGACACGGACGCCGACTGCGTCGTCGCGATGTCGCTGGACGACTTCAAGGAGATGGCGACCGGCGAACTCGACCCGACGACCGCCTTCATGATGGGCAAGCTCAAGGTCACCGGCGACATGGGCGTCGCCATGAAGCTGGCGGCGGTGCTGGGGTGA
- a CDS encoding UbiX family flavin prenyltransferase: MSGTGKGPGQNAGRRLIVGLSGASGIVYGVRVLEALRGTGVETHLVMTKSAEVTLAYEMTAKVADIRALADVVHPVHDIGAAISSGSFRTEGMIIAPCSVRTMSEIAAGTTASLMTRAADVVLKERRRLVLLVRETPLHTGHLRTMTRLSEMGAIVAPPVPAFYQRPETVDDIVNQTVGRALDLFGFDLGLVKRWGEPAAAGGVGKPARKSGEA, encoded by the coding sequence ATGAGCGGCACGGGAAAAGGCCCGGGGCAGAACGCCGGCAGGCGGCTGATCGTCGGTCTCAGCGGCGCGTCGGGCATCGTCTACGGCGTGCGGGTGCTGGAGGCGCTGCGCGGCACCGGGGTGGAAACCCATCTCGTGATGACGAAGTCCGCCGAGGTCACGCTGGCCTACGAGATGACGGCCAAGGTGGCGGATATCCGCGCGCTCGCCGACGTCGTCCACCCGGTCCACGATATCGGCGCGGCGATCTCGTCGGGCTCGTTCCGCACCGAGGGCATGATCATCGCCCCTTGCTCGGTGCGCACCATGTCGGAGATCGCGGCCGGGACGACGGCCAGCCTGATGACCCGGGCCGCCGATGTCGTGCTCAAGGAACGCCGCCGGCTCGTCCTGCTGGTGCGCGAGACGCCGCTCCACACCGGCCATCTGCGCACCATGACGCGGCTGTCGGAGATGGGCGCGATCGTCGCGCCGCCGGTGCCGGCCTTCTACCAGCGGCCGGAGACCGTCGACGATATCGTCAACCAGACGGTCGGCCGGGCGCTCGACCTGTTCGGCTTCGATCTCGGCCTGGTCAAGCGCTGGGGCGAACCGGCGGCGGCCGGCGGCGTCGGCAAACCGGCCCGGAAATCCGGCGAAGCCTGA
- a CDS encoding glutathione S-transferase family protein codes for MKFYDCSTAPSPRRARIALAEKGLLDEVEVVEVNLREGEQRKPEFAAINPYLTVPVLELDDGRRIASSTGIFHYLEAAVPEPPLMGRTPAEKGLVGDLEWRIEMDGFMAIGECLRNTARGMAGRALTGRHGYEQIPELGARGRQRIERFFEDFDDLVGDRRFLAGDDYTIADITALVTVDFAKWIKVSLPEDAANAQRWYAEVSGRPSAGR; via the coding sequence ATGAAATTCTACGATTGCTCCACCGCGCCCTCGCCGCGCCGCGCCCGCATCGCCCTGGCCGAGAAGGGCCTGCTGGACGAAGTCGAGGTCGTTGAGGTCAACCTGCGCGAAGGCGAACAGCGCAAGCCCGAATTCGCCGCCATCAATCCGTATCTCACCGTGCCGGTCCTGGAGCTGGACGACGGCCGGCGCATCGCCTCCTCGACTGGCATCTTCCACTATCTCGAGGCCGCCGTGCCCGAACCGCCGCTGATGGGCCGGACGCCGGCCGAGAAGGGCCTGGTCGGCGACCTCGAATGGCGCATCGAGATGGACGGCTTCATGGCGATCGGCGAATGCCTGCGCAACACGGCCAGGGGGATGGCCGGGCGCGCGCTGACCGGCAGGCACGGTTACGAGCAGATCCCGGAACTGGGCGCCCGGGGGCGGCAGCGCATCGAGCGCTTCTTCGAGGATTTCGACGATCTGGTCGGCGACAGGCGCTTCCTGGCCGGCGACGACTACACCATCGCCGACATCACCGCCCTGGTGACGGTCGACTTCGCCAAGTGGATCAAGGTGAGCCTGCCGGAGGACGCCGCCAATGCGCAGCGCTGGTACGCCGAGGTGTCGGGCCGGCCCAGCGCTGGACGATAA
- a CDS encoding EF-hand domain-containing protein, protein MKPLPLLLAAAAVGLTAVAAPANAHRGLRMFDRADANKDGKVTQAEFAAARTARFAGIDTNKDGALEVSEMRAWKRTWPSRVRDARFKALDADGDGKVGAEEFVARRKAAFARIDTSKDGAVDKAEFDAAFEKFRGRMGAFHGDGRGKYGKHPRRWRDRRGRRPEERMDLNGDGKVTRAEFDTLGRMIFLRLDGDGDGAVSRKEMRTARWRFHRRDSGR, encoded by the coding sequence ATGAAACCCCTTCCCCTCCTGCTCGCCGCCGCCGCCGTCGGCCTGACCGCCGTTGCCGCCCCCGCCAACGCCCACCGCGGCCTGCGCATGTTCGACCGGGCCGACGCCAACAAGGACGGCAAGGTCACCCAGGCCGAATTCGCCGCCGCGCGCACCGCCCGGTTCGCCGGGATCGACACCAACAAGGACGGCGCGCTCGAAGTCTCGGAAATGCGCGCCTGGAAGCGCACCTGGCCGTCGCGCGTCCGCGACGCCCGCTTCAAGGCGCTCGACGCCGACGGCGACGGCAAGGTCGGCGCCGAGGAATTTGTCGCCCGGCGCAAGGCGGCCTTCGCCCGGATCGACACCAGCAAGGACGGCGCGGTCGACAAGGCGGAATTCGATGCGGCTTTCGAGAAGTTCCGCGGCCGCATGGGCGCGTTCCATGGCGACGGCCGCGGCAAATACGGCAAGCATCCCCGGCGCTGGCGCGACCGGCGCGGCCGCCGGCCGGAAGAGCGTATGGACCTGAACGGCGACGGCAAGGTGACCCGCGCCGAATTCGATACGCTCGGCCGGATGATCTTCCTGCGCCTCGACGGCGACGGCGACGGCGCCGTCAGCCGCAAGGAGATGCGGACGGCGCGCTGGCGTTTCCACCGGCGCGATTCCGGGCGCTAG
- a CDS encoding VTT domain-containing protein has translation MLKGLYGWAMAKAAHPHAFAWLVAFAFAEATFFPLPADVLLIPMILAVRSRAWILAAACTAASVVGGCLGWAIGFFAFEEIGRPLLELYGAMDKMAVVKAEYEKYDELFVAIGALTPVPYKVVTVSSGFFQMDPFAFTAVSLIGRGVRFFAVAGAVYLLGPMAEKLVRRNLKLAFAVFLAFFVGGIVLIGWVL, from the coding sequence GTGCTCAAGGGGCTGTATGGCTGGGCAATGGCGAAGGCGGCGCACCCGCACGCCTTCGCGTGGCTCGTCGCCTTCGCCTTCGCCGAGGCGACCTTCTTTCCGCTGCCCGCCGATGTCCTGCTGATCCCGATGATTCTGGCGGTGCGCAGCCGGGCCTGGATCCTGGCTGCGGCCTGCACGGCGGCGTCGGTCGTCGGCGGCTGCCTGGGCTGGGCGATCGGCTTTTTCGCCTTCGAGGAAATCGGCCGGCCCCTGCTCGAACTCTACGGCGCCATGGACAAGATGGCCGTCGTCAAGGCGGAGTACGAGAAATACGACGAATTGTTCGTCGCCATCGGCGCGCTCACCCCGGTGCCCTACAAGGTGGTGACCGTGTCCAGCGGGTTCTTCCAGATGGACCCGTTCGCTTTCACCGCCGTATCGCTGATCGGCCGCGGGGTCCGCTTCTTCGCCGTGGCCGGGGCCGTATACCTGCTGGGTCCGATGGCGGAAAAGCTGGTGCGCCGCAACCTCAAGCTCGCCTTCGCGGTCTTCCTGGCGTTCTTCGTCGGCGGCATCGTGCTGATCGGATGGGTGCTGTGA
- the rimM gene encoding ribosome maturation factor RimM (Essential for efficient processing of 16S rRNA), producing the protein MKADPAASLPVRPVMSERKMVCIGAVAGAHGVRGNVRIKPFTDAPEDVAAYGPVTDAGGARAFELSLVGESGGTVIARLSGIADRDAAEALKGLRLHVPRERFPAPGEDEFYHADLIGLRVVDSEGCAAGTVHALHDFGAGDLIEIRRPSRRLVLLPFTQTAVPRIDLAAGEVTVDAAHLAEAEAPPAAEDDR; encoded by the coding sequence ATGAAGGCTGACCCGGCGGCGTCGCTGCCGGTCCGGCCGGTCATGTCGGAGCGCAAGATGGTCTGCATCGGGGCGGTTGCCGGGGCGCACGGGGTGCGCGGCAACGTCAGGATCAAGCCGTTTACGGACGCGCCGGAGGACGTCGCCGCCTACGGGCCGGTGACCGATGCCGGGGGCGCGCGCGCCTTCGAGCTGTCGCTGGTCGGCGAATCCGGCGGAACCGTGATCGCGCGCCTCAGCGGAATCGCGGATCGCGACGCGGCCGAAGCGCTCAAGGGCCTGAGGCTCCATGTCCCGCGCGAACGCTTTCCGGCGCCCGGGGAGGACGAATTCTACCACGCCGACCTGATCGGCCTGCGCGTCGTCGATTCCGAAGGCTGCGCCGCCGGAACCGTCCACGCGCTGCACGATTTCGGCGCCGGCGACCTGATCGAGATCCGCCGGCCGTCGCGCAGGCTGGTCCTGCTGCCGTTTACGCAGACCGCCGTTCCGCGCATCGATCTTGCCGCCGGCGAAGTGACCGTCGACGCCGCGCACCTGGCGGAAGCCGAAGCGCCGCCGGCCGCGGAGGACGACCGGTGA
- the leuC gene encoding 3-isopropylmalate dehydratase large subunit — translation MTQPRTLFDKIWQSHLVHEQDDGTCLIYIDRHLVHEITSAQAFEGLRENGRTVRRPDLTLTVADHNVPTTPGRGMTVDDAEAQIQIDLLRSNAGEFGIEFFDMDDIRQGIVHIIGPEQGLTLPGSTIVCGDSHTATHGAFGALAFGIGTSEVEHVLATQTLIQRPLKNMRITVDGALPLGVTAKDLILAIIGKIGTAGGTGHVIEYAGEAVRNLSMEGRMTVCNMSIEAGARAGLVAPDETTFDYLRGRPKTPKGAQWEAALNYWKTLPSDDGARYETEVSLNAPDIPPIVTWGTSPQEVSPIDGSVPTLDQAENDAQRAAWTRMYDYMGLEGGERMTDLAVDYVFIGSCTNGRIEDMRAVAEVAKGRRVAEGVRALVVPGSGLVKEQAEQEGLDRVLSEAGFEWREPGCSMCLAMNADKVPMGARCASTSNRNFEGRQGRGARTHLVSPAMAAAAAVSGRLADVRAL, via the coding sequence ATGACCCAACCCCGAACGCTCTTCGACAAGATCTGGCAGAGCCACCTGGTGCATGAGCAGGACGACGGCACCTGCCTGATCTATATCGACCGGCACCTGGTGCACGAGATCACCAGCGCCCAGGCCTTCGAAGGGCTGCGCGAAAACGGCCGGACGGTGCGCCGCCCGGACCTGACGCTCACGGTCGCCGATCACAACGTCCCGACCACGCCGGGCCGGGGCATGACGGTCGACGACGCGGAAGCGCAGATCCAGATCGACCTGCTGCGCTCGAACGCCGGGGAGTTCGGCATCGAATTCTTCGACATGGACGACATCCGCCAGGGCATCGTCCATATCATCGGCCCGGAGCAGGGACTCACCCTGCCGGGCTCGACCATCGTGTGCGGCGACAGCCATACGGCGACCCACGGCGCCTTCGGCGCGCTTGCCTTCGGCATCGGCACGTCGGAGGTCGAGCATGTGCTGGCGACCCAGACGCTGATCCAGCGCCCGCTCAAGAATATGCGGATTACCGTCGACGGCGCCCTGCCGCTCGGTGTGACGGCGAAGGACCTGATCCTCGCCATCATCGGGAAGATCGGCACCGCCGGCGGCACCGGCCATGTCATCGAATATGCCGGCGAGGCGGTCCGCAACCTCTCCATGGAAGGCCGCATGACGGTGTGCAACATGTCGATCGAGGCGGGCGCGCGCGCCGGCCTGGTCGCGCCGGACGAGACGACCTTCGACTATCTCAGGGGCCGGCCCAAGACGCCCAAGGGCGCGCAATGGGAAGCCGCGCTCAACTACTGGAAGACTCTGCCGTCCGACGACGGCGCCCGATACGAGACCGAAGTCTCGCTGAACGCGCCGGACATCCCGCCGATTGTCACCTGGGGCACCAGCCCGCAGGAGGTCTCGCCGATCGACGGCAGCGTGCCGACCCTCGACCAGGCGGAGAACGACGCCCAGCGCGCCGCGTGGACCCGCATGTACGACTATATGGGCCTCGAAGGCGGCGAGCGGATGACCGATCTCGCGGTCGACTATGTCTTCATCGGCTCCTGCACCAACGGGCGGATCGAGGACATGCGCGCGGTCGCCGAGGTCGCGAAGGGCCGCCGGGTCGCCGAGGGCGTGCGCGCGCTGGTCGTGCCCGGCTCCGGGCTGGTCAAGGAGCAGGCGGAGCAGGAAGGACTGGACCGGGTGCTGTCCGAGGCCGGATTCGAATGGCGCGAGCCGGGATGTTCCATGTGCCTGGCGATGAACGCCGACAAGGTGCCGATGGGCGCGCGCTGCGCCTCGACCTCGAACCGCAACTTCGAGGGCCGGCAGGGCCGCGGCGCGCGGACCCATCTGGTCAGCCCGGCGATGGCGGCGGCGGCGGCCGTGAGCGGCCGGCTCGCCGACGTGCGGGCGCTGTAG
- a CDS encoding DUF1194 domain-containing protein, producing the protein MGRAGRCLAVLAGLLPAAGLSAPAFAEDVDLELVLAVDISGSVDHVEARLQRQGYLQALVDPRVVAAITSGERRRIAVTYMEWAGAHYQNVVAGWTVVRDMASARAFAAAVAAHPVTTERWTSISAAIDFALGLFGTNPHRGVRKVLDISGDGKNNNGGLLEPARARALKAGVTINGLPIVNDRPNPWGLPPPKDMDRYYFERVIGGPGSFIVVARGFRSFGDAVKAKLALEIAGEIAAPPRRPLHFALRPR; encoded by the coding sequence ATGGGGCGCGCCGGCCGCTGCCTGGCCGTCCTTGCCGGCCTGTTGCCGGCGGCGGGCCTGTCGGCGCCGGCGTTCGCCGAAGACGTCGATCTCGAACTCGTCCTCGCCGTCGATATCTCCGGCAGCGTCGACCACGTCGAGGCCCGGCTCCAGCGCCAGGGTTACCTGCAGGCGCTGGTCGACCCTCGGGTCGTCGCGGCGATCACGAGCGGCGAGCGGCGCCGGATCGCCGTCACCTATATGGAATGGGCCGGGGCGCATTATCAGAATGTTGTCGCCGGCTGGACGGTCGTGCGCGACATGGCCTCGGCCAGGGCCTTCGCCGCGGCGGTTGCCGCGCATCCGGTCACGACCGAACGCTGGACCTCGATCAGCGCCGCCATCGATTTTGCCCTCGGCCTGTTCGGAACCAATCCCCATCGCGGGGTGCGCAAGGTTCTCGACATTTCCGGCGACGGCAAGAACAACAATGGCGGCCTGCTGGAGCCGGCGCGGGCCCGGGCGCTCAAGGCCGGGGTGACGATCAACGGCCTGCCGATCGTGAACGACCGGCCCAACCCTTGGGGCCTGCCGCCGCCCAAGGACATGGACCGGTATTATTTCGAGCGGGTGATCGGCGGGCCCGGCTCCTTCATCGTCGTGGCGCGCGGATTCCGCAGCTTCGGCGATGCCGTGAAGGCGAAACTGGCGCTCGAGATTGCCGGGGAGATTGCCGCCCCGCCCCGCCGGCCGCTACACTTCGCCCTGCGGCCGCGCTGA
- a CDS encoding type II toxin-antitoxin system VapC family toxin yields MNLFVLDASIALAWLLNEEAGSQADRAWLRLKDDDALVPRLWHFEVRNGLLVAMRRGRIARDASAQLLRALERFPIRTDVEPDLETAFDLADRHRLTIYDAAYLEAALRNSAPLATLDKALAQAAAECGLSLVGGRIGT; encoded by the coding sequence TTGAATCTCTTTGTCCTCGACGCTTCGATCGCGCTTGCATGGCTGCTGAACGAGGAAGCCGGATCGCAGGCGGACCGGGCCTGGCTGCGCCTGAAAGACGACGACGCGCTGGTTCCCCGGCTTTGGCATTTTGAGGTCCGCAACGGCTTGCTCGTTGCAATGCGCCGGGGCCGGATTGCGCGCGATGCATCGGCGCAGCTGCTTCGCGCCCTTGAACGCTTCCCGATCCGGACCGACGTCGAACCCGATCTGGAAACGGCCTTCGATCTGGCCGACAGGCACAGACTTACCATCTACGATGCTGCGTATCTGGAAGCGGCCTTGCGGAATTCTGCGCCGCTGGCCACGCTGGACAAGGCTCTTGCACAAGCCGCGGCCGAGTGCGGCCTGTCCCTGGTCGGCGGCCGCATCGGGACGTAG
- a CDS encoding type II toxin-antitoxin system prevent-host-death family antitoxin encodes MQTISATEAKARLAEVLRTVERGETVAITRHGAAIAHVIPVQASESAERAQAMADFLRIREKWKPAGMSVEELLRARHEGHRL; translated from the coding sequence ATGCAGACTATCAGCGCCACCGAAGCGAAGGCGCGGCTGGCGGAAGTGCTCCGTACGGTCGAGCGCGGCGAGACCGTAGCCATAACCCGTCATGGCGCGGCCATCGCTCATGTGATCCCCGTCCAGGCGAGCGAAAGCGCCGAACGGGCACAGGCGATGGCCGACTTTCTGCGGATTCGGGAAAAATGGAAGCCTGCCGGCATGTCGGTCGAGGAACTACTCCGGGCGCGCCATGAGGGCCATCGCCTTTGA
- the trmD gene encoding tRNA (guanosine(37)-N1)-methyltransferase TrmD — protein MSAGATAWSATVLTLFPEMFPGCLGHSLAGKALDGGVWSLDTVDIRDFARDRHATVDDTPFGGGPGMVMRADIVDAALRSLETGPADGRPRIFLSPRGAPLTQRRARELAAGPGAVILCGRYEGVDQRAIEAHALEEMSIGDYVLSGGEPAAAVLIDACVRLLPGVVGDARSLAEESFERGLLEHPHYTRPQTWNGMTVPEVLLSGHHARVADWRLAQAEDITRMRRPDLWARYAAGQQPGKGV, from the coding sequence GTGAGCGCCGGCGCAACCGCCTGGTCGGCCACGGTGCTGACCCTGTTCCCGGAGATGTTTCCGGGCTGCCTGGGCCATTCGCTGGCGGGCAAGGCGCTCGACGGGGGCGTGTGGTCTCTGGATACCGTGGATATCCGCGATTTTGCGCGCGACAGGCACGCCACGGTGGACGATACGCCCTTCGGCGGCGGGCCGGGCATGGTGATGCGGGCCGACATCGTCGATGCAGCGCTGCGGTCGCTGGAAACCGGGCCGGCGGACGGCCGGCCGCGTATCTTCCTGTCGCCGCGCGGCGCGCCGCTGACCCAACGGCGGGCGCGCGAACTGGCGGCGGGCCCCGGCGCGGTCATCCTGTGCGGCCGCTACGAAGGGGTCGACCAGCGCGCGATCGAGGCGCACGCCCTGGAGGAAATGAGCATCGGCGACTATGTCCTGTCCGGCGGCGAGCCGGCGGCGGCGGTGCTGATCGACGCCTGCGTGCGGCTGCTGCCCGGCGTTGTCGGTGACGCGCGTTCGCTGGCGGAGGAAAGTTTCGAGCGGGGACTGCTGGAGCATCCCCACTACACACGGCCGCAGACCTGGAACGGCATGACCGTGCCGGAGGTGCTGCTGTCGGGACATCACGCGCGGGTCGCCGATTGGCGGCTGGCGCAGGCAGAGGACATCACCCGGATGCGCCGGCCCGACCTGTGGGCCCGATATGCCGCCGGGCAGCAACCGGGGAAAGGCGTGTAG